A window of Amycolatopsis australiensis contains these coding sequences:
- a CDS encoding inorganic phosphate transporter, which translates to MEPSLLVVLVVVTALVFDFTNGFHDTANSMATSIATGALRPRVAVAISAVLNLVGAFLSVEVAKTISSGLVDDTKIGPSIVFGGLIGAIVWNLVTWFVGLPSSSSHALFGGLIGATWISAGTDSVHFGKIVEKVLVPAAASPVIAGVVAMIATYLVYRFLVRGRPATRGFKVGQIVSASLVSLAHGTNDAQKTMGVITLTLVSAGSLPSGAAPPVWVIISAACALALGTYLGGWRITHTLGKGLTDIEGPQGFAAQTSSAVVILVSSRLGFPLSTTHVCSGGIVGSGVGRRDAPVRWRMAGRMVVAWLFTLPAAAVVGAVSGKIASLGTAGTIAVGLAGVAVGAGIWVLSRRNPVTAHSFHVPEPTPADVEPGRLAA; encoded by the coding sequence GTGGAGCCCTCGTTGCTGGTCGTGCTCGTCGTAGTCACGGCCCTGGTTTTCGATTTCACGAACGGGTTCCACGACACCGCGAACTCGATGGCGACGTCGATCGCCACCGGGGCCCTGCGGCCCAGGGTGGCCGTCGCGATCTCCGCGGTGCTGAACCTGGTCGGCGCGTTCCTGTCGGTCGAGGTCGCCAAGACGATCTCCAGCGGCCTGGTGGACGACACGAAGATCGGCCCGTCGATCGTCTTCGGCGGGCTGATCGGCGCGATCGTCTGGAACCTCGTGACGTGGTTCGTCGGCCTGCCGTCGAGCTCGTCGCACGCGCTCTTCGGCGGCCTGATCGGCGCCACCTGGATCTCGGCGGGCACCGACTCGGTCCACTTCGGAAAGATCGTCGAGAAGGTGCTGGTCCCCGCCGCGGCCAGCCCGGTGATCGCCGGCGTCGTGGCGATGATCGCGACGTACCTGGTCTATCGCTTCCTGGTCCGCGGCCGTCCGGCGACGCGCGGGTTCAAGGTCGGCCAGATCGTCTCGGCGTCGCTCGTCTCGCTCGCCCACGGCACCAACGACGCGCAGAAGACGATGGGCGTCATCACGCTCACGCTCGTCAGCGCCGGCAGCCTGCCGTCGGGCGCGGCACCACCCGTCTGGGTGATCATCAGCGCCGCGTGCGCGCTCGCGCTGGGCACCTACCTCGGCGGCTGGCGCATCACGCACACGCTCGGCAAGGGCCTGACCGACATCGAGGGCCCGCAGGGCTTCGCCGCCCAGACGAGCTCGGCGGTGGTCATCCTGGTCTCATCGCGGCTGGGCTTCCCGCTGTCGACGACGCACGTGTGCTCGGGCGGGATCGTCGGCTCCGGCGTCGGCCGCCGTGACGCTCCGGTGCGCTGGCGGATGGCAGGCCGGATGGTCGTCGCGTGGCTGTTCACCCTGCCCGCCGCCGCGGTCGTCGGCGCGGTCTCCGGCAAGATCGCCTCGCTCGGCACCGCCGGCACCATCGCCGTCGGCCTCGCCGGGGTCGCCGTCGGTGCCGGGATCTGGGTCCTCTCGCGACGCAACCCCGTGACCGCGCACAGCTTCCACGTGCCCGAGCCGACCCCCGCCGACGTCGAACCGGGTCGGCTCGCCGCCTGA
- a CDS encoding rhodanese-like domain-containing protein → MTRTLAVPAPAPEAATTYFGAELAFEVDPDDLVRDLEAGHTDGYVVVETRAPEAFAQARIPGAINLPYRDMTPDSTAHLDRDLVYVCYCESINCNAATKGALKLAQLGFRVKRLSGGITAWIAAGYPVEGSVPTATAGIRCAC, encoded by the coding sequence ATGACACGCACCCTCGCCGTCCCCGCCCCGGCCCCCGAAGCCGCCACCACCTACTTCGGTGCCGAACTCGCCTTCGAGGTCGACCCCGACGACCTCGTCCGCGACCTCGAAGCCGGCCACACCGACGGTTACGTCGTCGTCGAGACCCGGGCACCCGAAGCCTTCGCCCAGGCCCGCATCCCCGGCGCGATCAACCTGCCCTACCGCGACATGACGCCGGACAGCACCGCCCACCTCGACCGGGACCTCGTGTACGTCTGCTACTGCGAGAGCATCAACTGCAACGCGGCCACGAAGGGCGCGCTCAAGCTCGCCCAGCTCGGCTTCCGCGTCAAGCGGCTCTCCGGCGGCATCACCGCCTGGATCGCCGCCGGCTACCCCGTCGAGGGCTCCGTGCCCACCGCGACCGCGGGAATCCGCTGCGCCTGCTGA
- a CDS encoding Lrp/AsnC family transcriptional regulator produces the protein MDPLDDVDWHLLELLQSDGRLTFSELGRRVSLSGSAVTERVRRLEERGVITGYAARVDTTKLGLPIEALVRARVRSLDTPRFRTAVLPLPQVIGADHVTGEECWILRVLCRDTAELEELVEKVQRYGETTTSLVLSSPLRSRAVGRPGSA, from the coding sequence GTGGACCCCCTCGACGACGTCGACTGGCACCTGCTGGAGCTTCTCCAGTCCGACGGACGGCTGACTTTTTCGGAGCTGGGCCGCCGGGTGTCGCTGTCGGGTTCGGCGGTGACGGAGCGAGTACGCCGTCTCGAGGAGCGCGGCGTGATCACCGGCTACGCGGCACGCGTCGACACGACGAAGCTGGGCCTGCCGATCGAAGCCTTGGTCCGGGCGCGGGTGCGGAGTCTGGACACGCCCCGGTTCCGGACGGCTGTGTTGCCGCTCCCCCAGGTCATCGGCGCGGACCACGTGACTGGCGAGGAGTGCTGGATTCTCCGGGTGCTGTGCCGGGACACGGCGGAGCTGGAGGAGCTGGTGGAGAAGGTGCAGCGGTATGGCGAGACGACGACGTCGCTGGTGCTGTCGAGTCCGCTGCGGAGCCGCGCGGTGGGTCGTCCCGGGTCCGCATGA
- a CDS encoding type 1 glutamine amidotransferase produces MTRLLIIQPDASDPPGPLGDWLTDAGADLDLRRPPADDLPTGLDGYQGVVCLGGGMAAEDDAKHPWLADVRRLLATAASRNLPTLGICLGAQLLAVATGGRVEVGADGPEVGPHLVAKKDAAWTDPLFAELPLMQDVLQFHTDAITRLPPGAELLASAPRYTNQAYRLGRCVYGVQFHIETTPEVVESWAADSPEEAGFARPGSLEHDALITVHADVEETWRPFAQRFVRLAAGELEPAAESQRTLPLA; encoded by the coding sequence GTGACCCGATTGCTCATCATCCAGCCGGACGCCTCCGACCCGCCCGGCCCCCTCGGCGACTGGCTCACCGACGCCGGCGCGGACCTCGACCTTCGCCGGCCACCGGCTGACGACCTCCCTACCGGCCTCGACGGCTACCAGGGTGTCGTCTGCCTCGGCGGCGGCATGGCCGCGGAGGACGACGCGAAACACCCGTGGCTCGCCGACGTCCGGCGGCTGCTGGCCACCGCGGCGTCGCGGAACCTGCCGACCCTCGGCATCTGCCTCGGCGCCCAGCTGCTGGCCGTCGCGACCGGTGGCCGCGTCGAGGTCGGGGCCGACGGGCCGGAGGTCGGCCCGCACCTCGTCGCCAAGAAGGACGCCGCCTGGACCGACCCGCTCTTCGCCGAGCTGCCGCTCATGCAGGACGTCCTCCAGTTCCACACCGACGCGATCACCCGGCTCCCGCCCGGTGCCGAGCTGCTCGCGTCCGCACCGCGCTACACGAACCAGGCCTACCGGCTCGGGCGGTGCGTCTACGGCGTCCAGTTCCACATCGAGACGACGCCCGAGGTCGTCGAGAGCTGGGCGGCGGACAGCCCGGAGGAAGCCGGATTCGCTCGTCCGGGCTCACTCGAGCACGACGCGTTGATCACCGTGCACGCCGACGTCGAGGAGACCTGGCGTCCGTTCGCGCAGCGGTTCGTCCGGTTGGCCGCCGGTGAGCTGGAGCCCGCCGCCGAGAGTCAACGGACTTTGCCGCTCGCTTAA